One stretch of Synergistaceae bacterium DNA includes these proteins:
- a CDS encoding CBS domain-containing protein translates to MKVTTVGDLMARDLTMVMESSTIGEAIDIFYHHHVSGLPVVSADWKLVGYLSETDILKAATPSYLEVLTHSAFMSGEEDEFVRQLKNLGHLSVRDYMTKSPAFVEPWVSLVSAADLMIRKHFHRLPVAEEGVLVGIIDRRTLWDFMLEEYYRDEK, encoded by the coding sequence ATGAAGGTCACGACAGTGGGAGACCTGATGGCCCGGGATTTGACGATGGTGATGGAATCCAGCACCATTGGAGAGGCCATCGATATTTTTTACCACCATCACGTTTCGGGGCTGCCGGTCGTCAGCGCGGACTGGAAGCTGGTGGGCTATCTTTCGGAGACGGACATTCTGAAGGCCGCCACGCCCTCCTATCTGGAGGTGCTCACTCACAGCGCCTTCATGAGCGGAGAAGAGGACGAGTTCGTTCGTCAGCTCAAAAACCTGGGACACCTTTCCGTGCGGGACTATATGACGAAATCTCCGGCCTTCGTGGAGCCCTGGGTGAGCCTCGTGTCCGCCGCGGATCTGATGATACGGAAGCATTTTCATCGCCTTCCCGTGGCGGAGGAGGGTGTTTTGGTGGGGATCATCGACCGCCGGACGCTGTGGGATTTTATGCTGGAAGAATATTATCGCGATGAAAAGTGA